From Camarhynchus parvulus chromosome 10, STF_HiC, whole genome shotgun sequence, one genomic window encodes:
- the SKOR1 gene encoding LOW QUALITY PROTEIN: SKI family transcriptional corepressor 1 (The sequence of the model RefSeq protein was modified relative to this genomic sequence to represent the inferred CDS: inserted 1 base in 1 codon), with protein sequence MEAIASQMGNGRDASSSPNSKQELQPYQGSNTLKPNQVGETSLYGVPIVSLVIDGQERLCLAQISNTLLKNYSYNEIHNRRVALGITCVQCTPVQLEILRRAGAMPISSRRCGMITKREAERLCKSFLGEHKPPKLPENFAFDVVHECAWGSRGSFIPARYNSSRAKCIKCSYCSMYFSPNKFIFHSHRTPDSKYTQPDAANFNSWRRHLKLSDKTATEELSHAWEDVKAMFNGGTRKRTFSLQGAAAGGPGAGSXAAKAALHPPPPAGPELAPAHKSLRCSGQEAAGERGALGLAAAAHGGAAGAHGGAGAVRSYPVIPVPSKGFGMLQKLPPPLFPHPYGFPAAAFGLCPKKQEEALGGAGGGEAGKGGALPPACSGDPRTPHPHQPAQPPHQPGAAKDTGVYPSFPVFWPAAGSLPVPPYPAQSPAKAAATAVVVAAAAAAAAAAAEPAGLAGRHGELEGSEPSGSGRSSATPQEGAGAEGERCPSALSRAAGEEERSGDEALLAPLPLPRKGSYLSAFRPVVKDAESIAKLYGTREAFGGAGPRGPGYLSPDFLSEGSSSYRSLSPGGDTAEEPEVDVESNRFPEDEEEEAAAVPAVAPAEGREPPPPRLLAGSEEPPPPAGAEGPEEKPLGEAGPQEGGPGPDGSPERSGSSGAYEVRARGRGSVFAPERGEILQPLKPAASLGAPAAFLCTAEAKEQDKEDNHSAAEDLESRKSYQDQRNVSHPSPVNTDRGEEGLAMDVTGTQLVEKDIENLARDELQKLVLEQMELRKKLERDFQSLKDNFQDQMKRELAYREEMVQQLQIVRDTLCNELDQERKARYAIQQKLKEAHDALHHFSCKMLTPRHCTGNCSFKPPLLPQ encoded by the exons ATGGAGGCGATCGCCAGTCAGATGGGAAATGGGAGAGATGCAAGCTCCTCCCCAAATTCAAAGCAAGAGCTGCAGCCGTACCAGGGCTCCAATACCCTCAAGCCCAACCAAGTGGGTGAGACCTCCCTGTACGGCGTGCCCATCGTGTCCCTGGTCATCGACGGGCAGGAGCGGCTGTGCCTGGCGCAGATCTCCAACACGCTGCTCAAGAACTACAGCTACAATGAGATCCACAACCGGCGCGTGGCCCTGGGCATCACCTGCGTGCAGTGCACGCCGGTGCAGCTGGAGATCCTGCGGCGGGCCGGGGCCATGCCCATCTCCTCCCGCCGCTGCGGCATGATCACCAAGCGGGAGGCGGAGCGGCTCTGCAAGTCCTTCCTGGGCGAGCACAAGCCGCCCAAGCTGCCCGAGAACTTCGCCTTCGACGTGGTGCACGAGTGCGCCTGGGGCTCCCGGGGCAGCTTCATCCCGGCGCGCTACAACAGCTCCCGCGCCAAGTGCATCAAGTGCAGCTACTGCAGCATGTACTTCTCGCCCAACAAGTTCATCTTCCACTCCCACCGCACCCCGGACTCCAAGTACACCCAGCCCGACGCCGCCAACTTCAACTCCTGGCGCCGCCACCTCAAGCTCAGCGACAAGACGGCCACGGAGGAGCTGTCGCACGCCTGGGAGGATGTCAAGGCCATGTTCAACGGCGGCACCCGCAAGCGGACCTTCTCCCTGCAAGGGGCGGCCGccggcgggcccggggccggcT CCGCCGCCAAGGCCGCCCTGcacccgccgccgcccgccggccCCGAGCTGGCCCCGGCGCACAAGAGCCTCCGGTGCAGCGGGCAGGAGGCGGCGGGCGAGCGCGGCGCGCTggggctggcggcggcggcgcacggcggggccgcgggcgcgcacggcggggcgggcgcggtgCGCAGCTACCCGGTGATCCCGGTGCCCAGCAAGGGCTTCGGGATGCTGCAGAagctgccgccgccgctctTCCCGCACCCCTACGGCTTCCCCGCCGCCGCGTTCGGACTGTGCCCCAAGAAGCAGGAGGAGGCGCtgggcggcgcggggggcggcgaGGCGGGCAAGGGCGGCGCGCTGCCCCCGGCATGTTCTGGGGACCCCCGCACCCCCCACCCGCACCAGCCGGCCCAGCCGCCGCACCAGCCCGGCGCCGCCAAGGACACCGGCGTGTACCCCTCGTTCCCCGTGTTCTGGCCGGCCGCCGGCAGCCTGCCCGTGCCGCCCTACCCCGCGCAGAGCCCGGCCAAGGCGGCCGCCACCGCCGTGgtggtggcggcggcggcggcggctgcggcggcggcggccgagccggcggggctggcggggcGGCACGGGGAGCTGGAGGGCTCGGAGCCCTCGGGCAGCGGCCGGAGCAGCGCCACCCCGCAGGAGGGCGCGGGCGCCGAGGGCGAGCGCTGCCCCAGCGCCCTGTCGCGGGCGGCGGGCGAGGAGGAGCGCTCCGGGGACGAGGCGCTGCTggcgccgctgccgctgcccaGGAAGGGCAGTTACCTGTCCGCCTTCCGCCCGGTGGTGAAGGACGCCGAGAGCATCGCCAAGCTCTACGGCACCCGCGAGGCGTTCGGCGGCGCggggccccgcggccccggctaCCTCTCGCCGGACTTCCTCAGCGAGGGCAGCTCCAGCTACCGCTCGCTGTCCCCCGGCGGCGACACGGCCGAGGAGCCCGAGGTGGACGTGGAGTCCAACCGCTTCCcggaggacgaggaggaggaagccGCCGCCGTGCCCGCCGTGGCCCCCGCCGAgggccgggagccgccgccgccgcggctgCTGGCCGGGTCcgaggagccgccgccgcccgccggggcCGAGGGGCCCGAGGAGAAGCCCTTGGGCGAGGCGGGGCCGCAGGAGGGCGGCCCGGGCCCCGACGGCAGCCCCGAGcgcagcggcagcagcggcgcCTACGAGGTGCGGGCCCGGGGACGGGGATCT GTGTTCGCGCCCGAGAGGGGGGAGATCCTGCAGCCGCTGAAGCCCGCAGCCTCCCTGGGAGCCCCCGCCGCCTTCCTGTGCACCGCCGAGGCCAAGG AGCAAGATAAAGAAGACAATCACTCCGCGGCGGAGGATTTAGAGAGCAGAAAATCCTATCAGGACCAAAGGAATGTctctcatcccagccctgtaAATACCGACAGAG GCGAGGAAGGGCTCGCCATGGATGTCACCGGGACGCAGCTGGTGGAGAAGGACATCGAGAACTTGGCCCGAG atgaGTTACAAAAACTGGTCCTGGAGCAAATGGAGCTGAGgaaaaagctggagagggacttccAGAGCCTGAAAG ATAACTTCCAGGACCAGATGAAGCGGGAGCTGGCGTACCGGGAGGAGatggtgcagcagctgcagatcGTGCGAG ACACGCTGTGCAACGAGCTGGACCAGGAGCGGAAAGCGCGCTACGCCATCCAGCAGAAGTTGAAAG AGGCTCACGACGCGCTGCACCACTTCTCCTGCAAGATGCTGACCCCGCGGCACTGCACCGGGAACTGCTCCTTCAAGCCGCCGCTGCTGCCCCAGTga